One genomic region from Conexibacter woesei DSM 14684 encodes:
- the nusB gene encoding transcription antitermination factor NusB → MARRSDQRREAVFALYQHDLTGRPLEQTLPKDAANFTRALAQAALARQAEFDALISRHAEGWTLQRIAPLERSILRVSLLEMLHPGDVPAERPIPPEGAIDEAIETAKAYCGADAPGFVNGVLAAILRAERPAVGNRERKDGAA, encoded by the coding sequence GTGGCTCGACGAAGCGATCAGCGACGCGAAGCGGTGTTCGCGCTGTACCAGCATGACCTGACCGGCCGTCCGCTCGAACAGACGCTGCCGAAGGACGCCGCGAACTTCACGCGTGCGCTCGCCCAGGCGGCGCTCGCCCGCCAGGCCGAGTTCGACGCCCTCATCAGCCGCCACGCCGAGGGCTGGACGCTGCAGCGGATCGCCCCGCTGGAGCGCTCGATCCTGCGCGTCAGCCTGCTGGAGATGCTGCACCCCGGCGACGTGCCGGCCGAGCGCCCGATCCCGCCCGAGGGCGCGATCGACGAGGCGATCGAGACGGCGAAGGCGTACTGCGGCGCCGACGCACCCGGTTTCGTCAACGGCGTGCTGGCCGCGATCCTGCGCGCCGAGCGCCCGGCAGTCGGCAACCGCGAGCGCAAGGACGGGGCGGCATGA
- a CDS encoding putative quinol monooxygenase, producing the protein MLIIAGHLIVDPADRDAYVAECAQVVAQARSAPGCLDFALTADTLDPARVNVYERWESDAELEAFRGAGPDDDGLAARILGADVSKHRVSATEAP; encoded by the coding sequence ATGCTGATCATCGCCGGCCACCTCATCGTCGATCCCGCCGACCGCGACGCCTACGTCGCGGAGTGCGCGCAGGTCGTCGCGCAGGCCCGCAGCGCGCCGGGCTGCCTCGACTTCGCACTCACCGCCGACACGCTCGACCCGGCGCGCGTCAACGTCTACGAGCGCTGGGAGTCCGACGCGGAGCTGGAGGCGTTTCGCGGCGCGGGCCCGGACGACGACGGGCTCGCCGCGCGAATCCTCGGTGCCGATGTCAGCAAGCACCGCGTCTCCGCGACCGAGGCGCCGTGA
- the efp gene encoding elongation factor P — protein MISTNQLKNGNHIEVDGTIFKVVEFQHVKPGKGPAFVRTKLRRTTDGNVIDKTFRAGEKFRSVRTEVRKMQFLYSDDADAHFMDVESFEQTAIPTGLLREALQWTRASDEVDLLSIDGVPADIQLPSAVDLEVTETEPGLRGDTASGGGTKPATLETGAKIQVPLFVNIGDKVRVDTRSGDYVSRA, from the coding sequence ATGATTTCTACGAACCAGCTGAAGAACGGCAATCACATCGAGGTCGACGGCACGATCTTCAAGGTCGTCGAGTTCCAGCACGTCAAGCCCGGCAAGGGCCCGGCGTTCGTGCGGACGAAGCTCCGCCGCACCACCGACGGCAACGTGATCGACAAGACGTTCCGCGCTGGGGAGAAGTTCCGCTCCGTGCGCACCGAGGTGCGCAAGATGCAGTTCCTCTACTCCGACGACGCGGACGCGCACTTCATGGACGTCGAGAGCTTCGAGCAGACGGCGATCCCGACGGGCCTGCTGAGAGAGGCGCTGCAGTGGACGCGCGCGAGCGACGAGGTCGACCTGCTGTCGATCGACGGCGTCCCCGCCGACATCCAGCTGCCGAGCGCCGTCGACCTGGAGGTCACCGAGACCGAGCCCGGTCTGCGCGGCGACACCGCCTCCGGCGGCGGCACGAAGCCGGCGACGCTGGAGACCGGGGCCAAGATCCAGGTGCCGCTGTTCGTCAACATCGGCGACAAGGTGCGGGTCGACACGCGCTCCGGCGACTACGTGTCCCGCGCGTAG
- a CDS encoding DUF4214 domain-containing protein: MALAGVVALLAAGAAAAAEPYPVAEPLPDRNPAVHDAYDGEWQVSPPRPNENPYLVPITDYRPALHRLTAIVADSTVNFLDARWLDAKIVISQGTPVIPLVTDGPLWDYSVDGSVLTQANPLFPIDRVLGRDETPDRLIIAQGVNNASPTWHGGWTTWDEWRYGQVVDVAGAGVDCIVVVTPGYKTGPGDPNAQYGPASLAVRANLDAAAAWMRTKAASSSRFVLADWHALSISRPEWWFNNVHPNDAGSDQYEALITRAARQCSDPVGWPAPSAVVSEKLIKAAYADFLGIARVAQADLDYWSGQLARSGYRATPFFGQLTKDDGFSTEVIDGLYRQLLGRAASRDDLIYWRPGVEAQSTTVADLAQGLLASRELSAGTDASGFVDRVYDRVLDRTASRAERDYWVGELGGSSNGTVGRAIFQSAESRVRRAAALGDRYLGRSFNRLEQEYWRTVLATNDGNDVAMAIALAKLPEYLRTAQTR; the protein is encoded by the coding sequence ATGGCGCTCGCGGGCGTCGTTGCGCTGCTCGCAGCGGGCGCCGCCGCGGCGGCTGAGCCGTACCCGGTCGCGGAGCCGCTTCCGGATCGCAACCCGGCGGTCCACGACGCCTATGACGGTGAGTGGCAGGTCTCTCCGCCGAGACCGAACGAGAACCCGTATCTCGTCCCGATCACCGACTACAGACCGGCGCTCCATCGCCTCACGGCGATCGTCGCCGACTCGACCGTCAACTTCCTAGACGCACGCTGGCTCGACGCCAAGATCGTGATCAGCCAGGGAACGCCGGTGATTCCGCTCGTGACCGACGGGCCGCTGTGGGACTACTCGGTCGACGGCTCGGTGCTGACGCAGGCGAACCCGCTGTTCCCGATCGACCGGGTCCTCGGCCGCGACGAGACGCCCGACCGCCTGATCATCGCCCAGGGCGTCAACAACGCGAGCCCGACCTGGCACGGCGGCTGGACGACGTGGGACGAGTGGCGCTACGGCCAGGTCGTCGACGTCGCGGGCGCCGGCGTCGACTGCATCGTCGTCGTCACGCCCGGTTACAAGACCGGTCCCGGGGATCCCAACGCCCAGTACGGCCCGGCCTCCCTCGCCGTTCGCGCCAACCTCGACGCCGCCGCGGCGTGGATGCGGACGAAGGCCGCGAGCAGCTCGCGCTTCGTGCTGGCCGACTGGCACGCGCTGTCGATCTCGCGCCCCGAGTGGTGGTTCAACAACGTCCACCCGAACGACGCCGGCTCGGACCAGTACGAGGCGCTGATCACGCGCGCCGCGCGGCAGTGCTCCGATCCCGTCGGCTGGCCGGCGCCGAGCGCCGTCGTCAGCGAGAAGCTGATCAAGGCCGCCTACGCGGACTTCCTCGGCATCGCGAGAGTGGCGCAAGCTGACCTCGACTACTGGAGCGGCCAGCTCGCCAGAAGCGGCTACCGCGCGACGCCGTTCTTCGGCCAGCTGACGAAGGACGACGGATTCAGCACCGAGGTGATCGACGGCCTCTACAGACAGCTGCTCGGCCGGGCTGCGAGCAGAGACGACCTGATCTACTGGCGGCCGGGCGTCGAGGCGCAGAGCACGACGGTCGCCGACCTCGCACAGGGCCTCCTGGCCAGCAGAGAGCTCTCCGCCGGCACCGACGCGAGCGGCTTCGTCGACCGGGTGTATGACCGCGTGCTCGATCGCACGGCGTCGAGAGCGGAGCGCGACTACTGGGTCGGCGAGCTGGGCGGCTCCAGCAACGGCACCGTCGGCCGCGCGATCTTCCAGTCGGCCGAGAGCCGCGTCCGCCGCGCCGCCGCGCTCGGCGACCGGTACCTCGGGCGCAGCTTCAACAGACTGGAGCAGGAGTACTGGCGCACCGTGCTCGCGACGAACGACGGCAACGACGTCGCCATGGCGATCGCGCTGGCGAAGCTGCCCGAGTACCTGCGGACCGCCCAGACCCGATGA
- a CDS encoding DUF4214 domain-containing protein, with protein sequence MRRRTRARRLGLGVALFALAGAMSGCDAATVQSILDDHADTATTGEVNSADNGASIPLGGGKTLLMFNDAYLGPLEPDRERPLNSKLVNNAVVVWNSNGNTTNTYIGPGETAQFKPADPANFYWLTNGVKDGSTIRFLAQERVKPVPPRRDFPLVANVVISVPVSNLDATPSVARLPIGSHGATWGEGILSWNGDWYVYGAVQDGLAHRTLLARAPQASLASLSSWRYYQPSAGTWSMSQDAAGALLSSSGSHVPHMLHPTVNGSEIVSLASSSVFDRAFRWASSATPWGVVTVGGNAYAPPESGQACGSGGTRIVYSVHPHDQSDPAESLWSYSTTCWAPTPGTSPGRYAPDYRPRMINLDLADAPTPCPELGEATTRSFVRASYEDMPRRTPARAEADYWTTEIAAKGHCRSRMIAQLARDGDYVGNLVDEAYQITLSRAPARAARDSRAGRIIDGTDTSTDLYASLLSSGEFFANAGSTDRGFVTALYLRLLGATPSAGDLSFWVGRTGAVGREVVAREIYQSPDSRTRRANALAEAYLGRRFTAGRELDYWRARLGEASNNDVTVTRDLVNTAEYLSRAEVRFPLA encoded by the coding sequence ATGCGACGACGGACGAGGGCGCGGCGGCTGGGGCTCGGCGTCGCGCTGTTCGCGCTCGCGGGCGCGATGAGCGGCTGCGACGCCGCGACGGTGCAGTCGATCCTCGACGACCACGCCGACACCGCCACCACCGGCGAGGTCAACAGCGCCGACAACGGCGCCAGCATCCCGCTCGGCGGCGGCAAGACGCTGCTGATGTTCAACGACGCCTATCTCGGCCCGCTCGAGCCCGATCGCGAGCGTCCGCTGAACTCGAAGCTGGTCAACAACGCGGTCGTCGTCTGGAACTCGAACGGCAACACGACCAACACGTACATCGGCCCCGGCGAGACCGCGCAGTTCAAGCCCGCCGACCCCGCCAACTTCTACTGGCTGACCAACGGCGTCAAGGACGGCTCGACGATCCGCTTCCTCGCTCAGGAGCGGGTGAAGCCGGTCCCGCCGAGAAGAGACTTCCCGCTCGTCGCCAACGTCGTGATCTCGGTCCCGGTGTCGAACCTCGACGCGACGCCGTCCGTCGCACGGCTCCCGATCGGGAGCCACGGGGCGACCTGGGGCGAGGGCATCCTCTCCTGGAACGGCGACTGGTACGTCTACGGCGCCGTGCAGGACGGACTGGCGCACAGAACGCTGCTCGCGAGAGCGCCCCAGGCGTCGCTCGCCAGCCTGTCGAGCTGGCGCTACTACCAGCCCTCCGCCGGCACCTGGTCGATGTCGCAGGACGCGGCCGGCGCGCTGCTCAGCTCATCGGGGAGCCACGTCCCGCACATGCTGCACCCGACGGTCAACGGCAGCGAGATAGTCTCGCTCGCCAGCAGCAGCGTGTTCGACAGAGCGTTCCGCTGGGCGTCGAGCGCCACCCCGTGGGGCGTCGTCACCGTCGGCGGCAACGCCTACGCGCCGCCCGAGTCCGGCCAGGCGTGCGGCAGCGGCGGAACCCGGATCGTCTACTCGGTCCACCCCCACGACCAGAGCGACCCGGCCGAGAGCCTGTGGAGCTACTCCACGACGTGCTGGGCCCCGACGCCCGGAACCTCTCCGGGCCGCTACGCGCCCGACTACCGGCCGCGCATGATCAACCTCGACCTCGCCGACGCGCCGACGCCATGCCCCGAGCTCGGCGAGGCGACGACGCGCAGCTTCGTGCGGGCGTCGTATGAGGACATGCCGCGCCGCACGCCGGCGAGAGCCGAGGCCGACTACTGGACGACGGAGATCGCCGCCAAGGGCCACTGCCGGTCGCGGATGATCGCCCAGCTTGCCCGTGACGGGGACTACGTCGGGAACCTGGTCGACGAGGCGTACCAGATCACGCTCAGCCGGGCCCCGGCGAGAGCGGCCCGGGACTCCCGCGCCGGCCGGATCATCGACGGCACCGACACATCGACGGACCTCTACGCGTCGCTGCTCTCCAGCGGCGAGTTCTTCGCCAACGCCGGGAGCACCGACAGAGGGTTCGTCACCGCGCTGTACCTGCGCCTGCTGGGCGCGACGCCCTCGGCGGGCGACCTTTCGTTCTGGGTCGGCCGCACGGGCGCGGTCGGCCGGGAGGTCGTCGCGCGGGAGATCTACCAGTCACCCGACTCCCGCACCCGGCGCGCCAACGCGTTGGCCGAGGCGTACCTGGGCCGGAGATTCACCGCCGGCAGAGAGCTGGACTACTGGCGAGCGCGGCTCGGAGAGGCGTCCAACAACGACGTCACGGTGACGCGTGATCTCGTCAACACCGCCGAGTACCTGTCGCGGGCCGAGGTGCGCTTCCCGTTGGCGTGA
- a CDS encoding calcium-binding protein: MRHRSAVPARSAIAVVAAALAVASSSTTTASAGTVSVEGGVARFVDGSGVDDLIHLGVGSDDSGAAWFFTTDVADPRPVAGAGCQLTLGLGECAFGGAPPASVLVDVAGGNDDVRYTSTVRAPTRVRIAGGPGNDTLRAYETRGELDGGDGDDTLRPDDHYSVSQLPPGPTPGGTVRGGAGTDTVEYDATAERFAISLDGRANDGRGGEGDNVLPDVENVTGGDEGNVISGSDAANVLQGGGGEDRLTGGRGRDTLAGRGGNDTLDALDGAGGDRLDCSDGADVAYADAGDVLAAGTCERVTWAPAVAAGRLRHADGAIPVPLACPATSAAACRGTVLLRSAGRSPATLASGSYAVRRGARASILLTPTRAGRAALRSGRTVAAEAVVRPRGTQPSAGRSVTIRG; this comes from the coding sequence ATGCGCCACCGCAGCGCCGTCCCCGCTCGCAGCGCGATCGCCGTCGTGGCGGCCGCGCTGGCGGTCGCGAGCAGCTCCACCACGACCGCCTCTGCTGGGACGGTGAGCGTCGAGGGCGGCGTCGCACGGTTCGTCGACGGCAGCGGGGTGGACGACTTGATCCACCTCGGCGTGGGCAGCGACGACAGCGGCGCGGCGTGGTTCTTCACCACCGACGTCGCCGATCCGCGACCGGTCGCCGGCGCCGGCTGCCAGCTCACGCTCGGCCTCGGTGAGTGCGCGTTCGGCGGCGCGCCGCCCGCGAGCGTGCTGGTCGACGTCGCCGGCGGGAACGACGACGTCCGCTACACGTCCACGGTCAGAGCGCCGACGCGCGTGCGGATCGCCGGCGGACCGGGGAACGACACCCTGCGCGCGTACGAGACGCGCGGCGAGCTCGACGGCGGCGACGGCGACGACACGCTGCGCCCCGACGACCACTACTCGGTCTCGCAGCTGCCGCCGGGACCGACGCCGGGCGGCACGGTCCGCGGCGGCGCGGGGACGGACACGGTCGAGTACGACGCGACGGCCGAGCGCTTCGCGATCTCGCTCGACGGCCGCGCGAACGACGGCCGTGGCGGCGAGGGCGACAACGTCCTGCCGGACGTCGAGAACGTGACGGGCGGCGACGAGGGCAACGTCATCTCCGGCAGCGACGCGGCGAACGTGCTCCAGGGCGGTGGCGGGGAGGACCGGCTGACCGGTGGCCGCGGGCGCGACACGCTCGCGGGCCGCGGCGGGAACGACACCCTCGACGCGCTCGACGGCGCCGGCGGCGACCGGCTCGACTGCAGCGACGGCGCCGACGTCGCCTACGCGGACGCCGGTGACGTGCTCGCCGCGGGCACCTGCGAGCGGGTCACCTGGGCGCCGGCGGTCGCCGCCGGCAGGCTGCGCCACGCCGACGGCGCGATCCCCGTCCCACTGGCGTGCCCGGCGACCTCCGCCGCAGCCTGCCGCGGGACGGTTCTGCTGCGCAGCGCCGGACGGAGTCCGGCGACGCTCGCCTCAGGCAGCTACGCCGTGCGGCGCGGCGCGCGTGCAAGCATCCTTCTCACGCCGACGCGCGCCGGCCGCGCTGCGCTCAGAAGCGGCCGCACCGTCGCCGCGGAGGCCGTCGTCCGCCCGCGTGGGACGCAGCCGTCGGCGGGCCGCAGCGTGACCATCCGGGGGTGA
- a CDS encoding arylsulfatase, translating into MSSQSNGVSLPKPDQVYSGPLAFDVRELPERLPAIEAKRPPRGAPNVLIMLLDDVGFGASSTFGGPIHTPTAERLAGSGLRYSRFHTTSLCSPTRAALLSGRNHHAVGMGHITETATPAPGYRSTRPNSATPLAEILRQNGYNTAQFGKCHEVPVWESGPTGPFDHWPVNSGFERFFGFIGGETNQFTPALVDGTSTVEPPDDPDYHLMTDLADRTIAYVREQQSLTPDKPFFAYLAPGATHTPHHVPRAWIHKYKGQFDDGWDALRERSIARQRELGVVAADCELTRRPDGIAAWADVPAEWRPILSRQMEVYAAFLEYADTECGRVLDALEELGVLDDTLVLYIIGDNGASAEGGLNGAYMITTASNGGGEYETPQFWQEHLSEVGGPRAYNHYSVAWAHALCAPYQWTKQVASHYGGTRNGTIVHWPARIRASGEVRTQWHHVIDVAPTILELAGIAEPDTVNGVTQVPMQGVSFAYSFDDADADERHHTQYFELMGNRGIYHRGWTAVTKHRTPWDVVSRPHPFDADVWELYDTTSDWSQARDLSAEQPAKLAELQQLFLIEAVRHNVLPLDDRAAERMNPEIAGRPTLVTGDRLRLYPGMKRLGENVAINVKNRSYSVTAEVEVETDGSASGALVAQGGRTGGWALLVTDGGRLAYHYNYCGLRRATIESSAPIAAGRHQLRAEFGYDGGGIGRGGSVTLFVDGSAVGEGRVERTHPLYFSFDEGLDVGLDSGMPVFEGYAAPRGRFGGGSILWAQIDLGGDDHNHLVPPEAHLQAALIHQ; encoded by the coding sequence ATGAGCAGTCAGAGCAACGGAGTGAGCCTGCCGAAGCCCGACCAGGTGTACAGCGGCCCGCTCGCGTTCGACGTCCGCGAGCTGCCGGAGAGACTGCCGGCGATCGAGGCCAAGCGCCCGCCAAGAGGCGCGCCGAACGTGCTGATCATGCTGCTCGACGACGTCGGCTTCGGTGCCTCCAGCACGTTCGGCGGGCCGATCCACACGCCGACCGCGGAGCGGCTCGCGGGCAGCGGCCTGCGCTACAGCCGCTTCCACACGACCTCGCTCTGCTCGCCGACGCGCGCGGCGCTGCTGTCCGGGCGCAACCACCACGCGGTCGGCATGGGCCACATCACCGAGACGGCGACGCCGGCGCCCGGCTACCGCTCGACCCGCCCCAACTCCGCGACGCCGCTGGCGGAGATCCTGCGCCAGAACGGCTACAACACCGCGCAGTTCGGCAAGTGCCACGAGGTTCCCGTGTGGGAGTCGGGACCGACCGGGCCGTTCGACCACTGGCCGGTCAACAGCGGCTTCGAGCGCTTCTTCGGCTTCATCGGCGGCGAGACGAACCAGTTCACGCCGGCGCTCGTGGACGGCACCAGCACGGTCGAGCCGCCCGACGATCCCGACTATCACCTGATGACCGACCTCGCCGACCGCACGATCGCGTACGTCCGCGAGCAGCAGTCGCTGACACCCGACAAGCCGTTCTTCGCCTACCTCGCGCCCGGCGCGACCCACACGCCCCATCACGTCCCCAGAGCGTGGATCCACAAGTACAAGGGGCAGTTCGACGACGGCTGGGACGCGCTGCGGGAACGCTCGATCGCCCGCCAGCGAGAGCTGGGCGTCGTCGCCGCCGACTGCGAGCTGACGAGACGGCCCGACGGGATCGCCGCGTGGGCCGACGTGCCGGCGGAATGGAGACCGATCCTCTCCCGCCAGATGGAGGTCTACGCCGCGTTCCTCGAGTACGCCGACACCGAGTGCGGCCGCGTGCTCGACGCGCTGGAGGAGCTGGGGGTGCTCGACGACACGCTCGTGCTGTACATCATCGGCGACAACGGGGCCTCGGCCGAGGGCGGGCTCAACGGCGCGTACATGATCACGACCGCGTCCAACGGCGGCGGCGAGTACGAGACGCCGCAGTTCTGGCAGGAGCACCTGTCCGAGGTCGGCGGCCCGAGAGCGTACAACCACTATTCGGTGGCCTGGGCGCATGCGCTGTGCGCGCCGTACCAGTGGACCAAGCAGGTCGCCTCGCACTACGGCGGGACGCGCAACGGCACGATCGTCCACTGGCCGGCGCGGATCAGAGCGAGCGGCGAGGTGCGCACGCAGTGGCACCACGTGATCGACGTCGCGCCGACGATCCTCGAGCTGGCCGGGATCGCCGAGCCCGACACCGTCAACGGCGTCACGCAGGTGCCGATGCAGGGCGTCTCGTTCGCCTACTCGTTCGACGACGCCGACGCGGACGAGCGCCATCACACGCAGTACTTCGAGCTGATGGGCAACCGCGGGATCTACCACCGCGGCTGGACCGCCGTCACGAAGCACCGCACGCCGTGGGACGTCGTCTCCAGACCGCACCCGTTCGACGCCGACGTGTGGGAGCTGTACGACACGACGAGCGACTGGAGCCAGGCGAGAGACCTCTCCGCCGAGCAGCCGGCGAAGCTCGCCGAGCTGCAGCAGCTGTTCCTGATCGAGGCGGTGCGGCACAACGTGCTGCCGCTCGACGATCGCGCGGCGGAGCGGATGAACCCCGAGATCGCCGGCCGTCCGACGCTCGTCACCGGCGACCGCCTGCGGCTCTACCCGGGGATGAAGCGGCTCGGCGAGAACGTCGCGATCAACGTCAAGAACCGCTCCTACTCCGTCACCGCCGAGGTCGAGGTCGAGACGGACGGCAGCGCGAGCGGCGCGCTCGTCGCGCAGGGCGGCCGGACCGGCGGCTGGGCGCTGCTCGTGACCGACGGCGGCAGACTCGCCTACCACTACAACTACTGCGGCCTCAGACGGGCGACGATCGAGTCGAGCGCGCCGATCGCGGCCGGGAGGCACCAGCTGCGGGCCGAGTTCGGCTACGACGGCGGTGGGATCGGCCGCGGCGGCAGCGTCACGCTGTTCGTCGACGGGAGCGCGGTCGGGGAGGGGAGGGTGGAGCGCACGCACCCGCTCTACTTCTCCTTCGACGAAGGGCTCGACGTCGGCCTCGACAGCGGGATGCCGGTGTTCGAGGGCTACGCGGCGCCGAGAGGCCGCTTCGGCGGCGGATCGATCCTGTGGGCGCAGATCGACCTCGGCGGCGACGATCACAACCACCTCGTCCCGCCGGAGGCGCACCTGCAGGCTGCTTTGATCCACCAATGA
- a CDS encoding dihydrofolate reductase family protein: MSDRKVVLKMVLSLDGFATSPDGTHGWMFEWFGDDSGEWNRRALEEAGVHAMGRRSYEIMGPYWAASDGPIATAMNEKPKAVFSHTLEKAEWGPVEIFGGDLGAEIAELKARDDEGTILVHGGPDFATSLTRLGLVDEYQLTTVPIAIGAGHSPFADLEEHLKLDVVAEERFQSGALAQILVPKRSQQ; the protein is encoded by the coding sequence ATGAGCGATAGGAAAGTAGTTCTCAAAATGGTCTTGTCCCTCGACGGTTTTGCCACCAGCCCCGACGGCACGCATGGATGGATGTTCGAGTGGTTCGGCGACGACTCGGGCGAGTGGAACCGCCGCGCGCTCGAGGAGGCCGGAGTCCACGCGATGGGCCGCCGCAGCTACGAGATCATGGGCCCGTACTGGGCCGCGTCCGACGGGCCGATCGCAACCGCGATGAACGAGAAGCCGAAGGCTGTCTTCTCTCACACCCTGGAGAAGGCGGAATGGGGACCGGTCGAGATCTTCGGAGGTGACCTGGGCGCGGAGATCGCGGAGTTGAAGGCTCGGGACGACGAAGGGACGATCCTGGTCCACGGCGGCCCCGACTTCGCCACGTCGCTGACCCGCCTGGGCCTCGTCGACGAGTACCAGCTCACGACGGTCCCGATTGCGATCGGCGCGGGACACAGCCCATTCGCGGATCTGGAAGAGCACCTGAAGCTGGACGTCGTCGCAGAGGAACGCTTCCAGAGCGGAGCCCTCGCGCAGATCCTGGTGCCGAAGCGATCGCAGCAGTGA
- a CDS encoding formylglycine-generating enzyme family protein — protein sequence MSMVELDGGSFRMGSEEFYPEERPVREVAVGGFAIDPRLVTVREFRRFADETGYVTLAEKPPDPAMYPGADPELLVPGSLVFRKPRERVSLDHWRRWWAWVPGADWRHPGGPGTSTRGRDRHPVVHIAHEDAVAYAAWAGKALPTEAEWEYAARGGLDGARFAWGDDERPGGRLMANHWQGEFPWQNLKAKGWEGTSPVATFPPNGYDLYDMAGNVWEWTADLFTPAAPTPAAAPAAPAACCAPAPARGQEPGAHIPRRVIKGGSHLCAPNYCLRYRPAARQGEAIDTSTSHIGFRCVRR from the coding sequence ATGAGCATGGTCGAGCTGGACGGCGGCAGCTTCCGGATGGGCTCTGAGGAGTTCTATCCGGAGGAGCGCCCGGTGCGCGAGGTCGCGGTCGGTGGCTTCGCGATCGACCCGCGGCTCGTGACGGTGCGGGAGTTCCGCCGCTTCGCCGACGAGACGGGCTACGTGACGCTGGCGGAGAAGCCGCCGGATCCGGCGATGTACCCCGGCGCCGACCCCGAGCTGCTGGTGCCGGGGTCGCTCGTCTTCCGCAAACCGCGCGAGCGTGTCTCGCTCGACCACTGGCGGCGCTGGTGGGCGTGGGTGCCGGGAGCGGACTGGCGCCATCCCGGCGGACCGGGCACGAGCACCCGCGGCCGGGACCGCCACCCCGTCGTCCACATCGCGCACGAGGACGCGGTCGCGTACGCGGCGTGGGCCGGCAAGGCGCTGCCGACGGAGGCCGAGTGGGAGTACGCCGCGCGCGGCGGGCTCGACGGCGCCCGCTTCGCATGGGGCGACGACGAGCGCCCCGGCGGGCGGCTGATGGCCAACCACTGGCAGGGCGAGTTCCCGTGGCAAAACCTGAAGGCGAAGGGCTGGGAGGGAACGTCGCCTGTCGCGACCTTCCCGCCGAACGGCTACGACCTCTACGACATGGCGGGGAACGTGTGGGAGTGGACGGCCGACCTCTTCACGCCGGCCGCGCCGACGCCCGCCGCCGCGCCGGCCGCGCCCGCCGCCTGCTGCGCACCCGCTCCCGCTCGCGGGCAGGAGCCCGGCGCCCACATCCCCAGGCGCGTGATCAAGGGCGGCTCGCACCTCTGCGCGCCGAACTACTGCCTCCGCTACCGCCCCGCGGCCCGTCAGGGCGAGGCGATCGACACCTCGACGAGCCACATCGGCTTCCGCTGCGTCAGGCGGTGA